Proteins encoded within one genomic window of Anser cygnoides isolate HZ-2024a breed goose chromosome 35, Taihu_goose_T2T_genome, whole genome shotgun sequence:
- the LOC125181876 gene encoding C-type lectin domain family 2 member B-like isoform X4: MGKGACENTHPNQEEVLNPPRDEEKRYKCDSSPHGMGRKCRHVQRLLAPLCVVLSVLVVVLLVALIVVQLQSRSSHPQFSHVCPDTWIGFQGKCYYFSENKSNWNTSLEKCKALEASLTSIDSLDELDFIVRYKGQANSWFGLHEEGDGQWRWTNGTAFNNGFVVRGGGPCAYLNQEKISSALCHTEKYWICSRPNNYVEWRQKIYPE; the protein is encoded by the exons ATGGGGAAAGGAGCCTGTGAAAATACTCATCCCAACCAAGAAGAAGTGCTGAACCCTccaagagatgaggaaaaacgATACAAATGCG ACTCCAGCCCCCATGGGATGGGAAGGAAATGCCGTCATGTACAAAGGCTTCTCGCTCCACTGTGTGTGGTGCTGAGTGTCCTTGTCGTCGTTCTGCTGGTGGCCTTGATTG tTGTGCAGCTGCAGTCTCGCTCATCACATCCCCAATTCTCCCACGTGTGCCCAGACACGTGGATAGGCTTCCAAGGCAAGTGCTActatttctcagaaaataaaagcaactggAACACCAGCTTGGAAAAATGCAAGGCCTTGGAAGCCTCCCTGACCTCCATAGACAGCCTGGACGAACTG GATTTCATCGTGCGCTACAAGGGCCAAGCAAACTCCTGGTTCGGGCTGCACGAGGAAGGCGACGGCCAGTGGAGGTGGACCAACGGCACAGCCTTCAACAATGG GTTTGTGGTGCGGGGAGGTGGCCCTTGTGCGTACCTAAACCAGGAGAAGATCAGCTCAGCCCTCTGCCACACGGAGAAATACTGGATCTGCAGCCGACCCAACAACTACGTTGAGTGGAGGCAAAAGATTTACCCCGAATAA